The proteins below come from a single Ictidomys tridecemlineatus isolate mIctTri1 chromosome 8, mIctTri1.hap1, whole genome shotgun sequence genomic window:
- the Foxo3 gene encoding forkhead box protein O3 isoform X3, giving the protein MAEAPASPVPLSPLEVELDPEFEPQSRPRSCTWPLQRPELQASPAKPSGETAADSMIPEEDDDEDDEDSGGRASSAMAIGGGSGSGTLASGLLLEDSAILLAPGGQDLGSGPAPAAGTLSGGTQTPLQPQQQLPPPQPGTAGGSGQPRKCSSRRNAWGNLSYADLITRAIESSPDKRLTLSQIYEWMVRCVPYFKDKGDSNSSAGWKTLKLTQDLQRNPLPNLLSASGQ; this is encoded by the coding sequence ATGGCAGAGGCACCGGCCTCCCCGGTCCCGCTCTCTCCGCTGGAAGTAGAACTGGACCCGGAGTTCGAGCCCCAGAGCCGGCCGCGCTCCTGTACGTGGCCCCTGCAGAGGCCAGAGCTCCAGGCGAGCCCGGCCAAGCCCTCGGGGGAGACGGCCGCCGACTCCATGATCCCCGAGGAAGACGACGATGAAGACGACGAAGACAGCGGTGGCCGGGCCAGCTCGGCTATGGCGATCGGCGGCGGCAGCGGGAGCGGCACGCTGGCCTCGGGGCTACTCCTTGAGGATTCGGCCATACTGCTGGCTCCCGGAGGGCAGGACCTCGGGTCCGGGCCAGCTCCCGCGGCGGGCACGCTGAGCGGGGGGACGCAGACGCCGCTGCAGCCTCAGCAGCAACTGCCACCGCCGCAGCCGGGGACGGCGGGGGGCTCTGGGCAGCCCAGGAAATGCTCCTCACGGCGGAACGCCTGGGGGAACCTGTCCTACGCCGACTTGATCACCCGTGCCATCGAGAGCTCCCCGGACAAACGGCTCACTTTGTCCCAGATCTACGAGTGGATGGTGCGCTGTGTGCCCTATTTCAAGGATAAGGGCGATAGCAACAGCTCAGCTGGCTGGAAG